AAGAAATGCTTGCTGACTTAAGCAGCCTTTGTTTACGTTTAGAACGTGACCGAAGTGTTAAAGTAGTTGTTTTCCAATCTTCAAACGATGGATATTGGGTATGCCATTACGATACGAATTTACTAAGAGACATGTCTGAAGAAGCCGTAGCTAGAAATGAAGTTAAGTTACTAGATCTTCAAGCTGTTCTAGAAAGATTAAGTAATGTTCCTCAAGCTACAATTGCAAAAATCGAAGGGTTTGCCAGAGGTGGCGGACATGAAATGGCTTTGGCATTAGATATGCGATTTGCTGCTCGTGGAAAAGCCAAATTTATGCAAATGGAAGTAGGTATGGGAATTTTACCTTGCGGTGGCGGAGCGTCAAGAATGGCAAGACAAACAGGACTTGGAAAAGCATTAGAAATAATTTTAGGTGCAAGAGATTGGGATGCTGATGAAGCAGAAAAATTCGGAACCATAAACAAAGCATTGAATGACGATGAAATTGGTCCGTATGTAGATGCCTTAGCAGAACGAATAGCTAAGTTCCCAGCAGAATCAATCGAAGCTTGTAAACGTGCTGTGTATGCTTCAATAGATTTACCAATTGCAGACGCTTTAAAAGAAGAAGCATATCAGTTATATCAAGCAACAAGTAAAACTCCTGCAATAAAAAGATTTACTTACGCAGATGAAAACGGAGCACAATTCAGTCATGAAAACCAAAAGAATTGGGAAAACATGTTAATTGATATTCAGGAAGTAAATTAATTTCACTCATCAAATTAATATAAAGAGGATTGCAATTTGTAATCCTCTTTTTTGCTGTATAAAATTACTTTGCAATCTCAATTTTGATTGAATACGCGTATCTTTAGCTAGAACTAAAAAGTTTGAAAAAATAATAAATGGAAGTATCAAAAAAGAACAATGTCGCTAAAATTGGAATAGTAACAGTGAGTGATAGAGCTAGTGCTGGTGTTTATGAAGATTTAAGTGGAAAAGCAATTATCAATACATTAAATGATTATTTAATCTCTGAGTGGACAGAAGTTTATGAAGTGATACCAGACGAACAAGATATGATTGAAAAAACCATTATCAATATGGTAGATCAGGAGAATTGCTGTTTGGTAATTACAACAGGCGGAACTGGCCCTGCAAAACGTGATGTAACTCCAGAAGCAACAGAAGCTGTTTGTGATAGAATGATGCCTGGGTTTGGTGAACTTATGAGAGCAGAATCTTTAAAATTTGTTCCTACAGCAATTCTTTCAAGACAAACCGCTGGATTAAGAAATAATAGTTTGGTATTAAACTTACCAGGTAAACCAAAATCCATAAGAGAATGTTTAGATGCTGTTTTCCCAGCCATTCCTTATTGTATTGATTTAATGGAAGGTCCATATTTAGATTGTAATCCAGAAGTTATACAACCTTTTAGACCAAAAAAGAAATAAGAAATTATAGTAAGAGATGAAATTTGTTTCATCTCTTTTTATTACATTTAAATCAAATTGCTAACCTTTCTTAAATTATATTATTTATACTTTAATTCTATTGTTATGAAAAAATTACTTTTATTAAGTTTTGTTGTTACCTCATTTGCCTTAAATGCACAAGATTGGGATTTTGAAAAACCTGATTATGATAAAATCGAAAAAAACATCAAAGAAAAAGATTCAAATCTATTTTATGAATTGTTAATGAAGCGATATAAAGAAGCCGATTCAACAATGACTTTAAAAGAAAAAAGACATCTGTACTACGGTTATCAATTTGATGAAAAATATTCTCCCTATTCAACATCTGATTTTAGTGATAGCTTAAGAGTTGTGTTAAATAAAAAATCTTTAGATAGTTTAGATTATACTAACATAGTAACATTTACTAATAAAATTCTGGAAGAAAATCCTTTTGATTTAAGAGCTATCAACTATCAATTATTCGCATTGGAGAAAAAAGGAGATACAGCATCTTTTAATAAAAAAGTAATCCAACTTTATATTATTGTTGATTCCTTATTAAGCTCAGGAACTGGTAAGACTAAAGAAGATTCTTTTTATGTCATTTATACTTCTCATGAATATGATTTATTGAGCATTTTAGGTTTTAAATTTGGAGGAAGCCAAAGTTTAATAGAGCATTACGACTATTTAACTCTCGAAAAAAACGAAGCTAATATTGAAGGATTATACTTTGATGTTAGTCCTTGTTTAGCCTCAATGTCCAAAATGTTTAAAGAAAAATAAATTACTCACTCTGAGTATTATCAATCAAAGAAATTTCTCTTTGAATTAAATTTGAATTCATTGTAGTAATGGTTAATATTGTTATCAACCTTCTA
This genomic window from Tenacibaculum sp. 190524A05c contains:
- a CDS encoding enoyl-CoA hydratase/isomerase family protein, whose translation is MDYKNFQTFTAEQKGGILYVTINFGPVNVQGQEMLADLSSLCLRLERDRSVKVVVFQSSNDGYWVCHYDTNLLRDMSEEAVARNEVKLLDLQAVLERLSNVPQATIAKIEGFARGGGHEMALALDMRFAARGKAKFMQMEVGMGILPCGGGASRMARQTGLGKALEIILGARDWDADEAEKFGTINKALNDDEIGPYVDALAERIAKFPAESIEACKRAVYASIDLPIADALKEEAYQLYQATSKTPAIKRFTYADENGAQFSHENQKNWENMLIDIQEVN
- a CDS encoding DUF4919 domain-containing protein; this translates as MKKLLLLSFVVTSFALNAQDWDFEKPDYDKIEKNIKEKDSNLFYELLMKRYKEADSTMTLKEKRHLYYGYQFDEKYSPYSTSDFSDSLRVVLNKKSLDSLDYTNIVTFTNKILEENPFDLRAINYQLFALEKKGDTASFNKKVIQLYIIVDSLLSSGTGKTKEDSFYVIYTSHEYDLLSILGFKFGGSQSLIEHYDYLTLEKNEANIEGLYFDVSPCLASMSKMFKEK
- the mog gene encoding molybdopterin adenylyltransferase, coding for MEVSKKNNVAKIGIVTVSDRASAGVYEDLSGKAIINTLNDYLISEWTEVYEVIPDEQDMIEKTIINMVDQENCCLVITTGGTGPAKRDVTPEATEAVCDRMMPGFGELMRAESLKFVPTAILSRQTAGLRNNSLVLNLPGKPKSIRECLDAVFPAIPYCIDLMEGPYLDCNPEVIQPFRPKKK